One genomic segment of Clostridium estertheticum subsp. estertheticum includes these proteins:
- a CDS encoding TraX family protein, with translation MTTSMLKFIACILMLIDHIGAVIFPKVIILRMIGRLSFPIFAYLIAVGYSKTNSFYRYLYRLLIFAAASQVPFSLVFSEQIKIHSFFDFLTFLMGSPNLHLNIFFTLAIGLIAIRIWDKGESKSFKIISVLALGIIAQTFNTDYGFYGITIILSFYIFRDSKVKILISQVIVYLVFNASGILLYVFEFQGKTINPSSFIQILSLLSLIFIFKYNGKKGKDLRYAFYVFYPMHLLILGLIKIMLDLNKIL, from the coding sequence ATGACAACTAGCATGTTAAAATTTATTGCATGTATATTAATGCTAATTGATCATATAGGGGCAGTGATTTTCCCAAAGGTAATAATCCTTAGAATGATAGGTAGATTATCATTTCCTATATTTGCTTATTTGATTGCTGTAGGATATTCTAAAACAAATTCGTTTTATAGGTATTTATATAGGCTTTTGATATTTGCAGCAGCATCTCAAGTACCATTTTCATTAGTTTTTAGTGAGCAAATTAAAATTCATAGTTTCTTTGACTTTTTAACCTTCCTTATGGGTAGTCCAAATCTACATTTAAATATTTTCTTTACTTTAGCGATTGGGCTAATTGCAATCCGTATATGGGACAAAGGGGAGTCAAAGTCTTTTAAAATAATAAGTGTTTTAGCATTGGGCATAATAGCTCAAACTTTTAATACAGACTATGGATTTTATGGAATTACTATTATATTATCTTTTTATATTTTTAGAGATAGCAAAGTTAAAATACTTATATCGCAAGTTATTGTATACTTAGTATTTAACGCATCAGGAATTTTGTTATATGTGTTTGAATTTCAAGGTAAAACCATAAATCCTAGTTCGTTTATTCAAATATTATCACTTTTATCATTAATTTTTATATTTAAATATAATGGTAAGAAGGGTAAAGATTTAAGATATGCTTTTTATGTATTTTATCCAATGCATTTATTAATATTAGGTTTAATAAAAATAATGCTTGATCTTAATAAAATTCTATAA